The proteins below are encoded in one region of Geomonas ferrireducens:
- a CDS encoding glycosyltransferase family 4 protein has translation MKNIDIVVAYDPLLTGVIGYVAKIILNAKLVVELNGVYTSSHVWEGATNKLSPRFRALLFPLLAQFVLSRACGIKLTYPEQLEPFKINRKNKIIRSFSNYTNTELFKNIEERKEILFVGFPFKLKGVDVLIKAFKRISGRHPDWYLKILGWYPDPVELNDEIGGHPRIVYHPPVPSCEMPDHIGRCGFLVLPSRTEAMGRVLLEAMSAGKARIGSRVDGIPTVIADGVDGILVEPSDIDALAEKMETLIVCPEVRYQLGRAGQLRAAREFCWEAYFKHVVDFYDDVKNNERNCIEG, from the coding sequence TTGAAAAACATCGATATTGTAGTTGCTTACGACCCTCTTCTCACAGGTGTTATTGGGTACGTGGCTAAGATTATCCTGAATGCTAAGCTTGTTGTCGAACTCAACGGTGTTTATACCTCATCGCATGTTTGGGAAGGAGCTACTAACAAATTGTCTCCTAGGTTTCGCGCCCTTTTATTTCCATTGCTCGCCCAGTTTGTTTTATCACGCGCATGTGGAATAAAACTCACCTATCCTGAACAACTCGAACCTTTTAAAATAAACAGAAAAAATAAAATAATAAGATCTTTTTCCAATTATACTAATACCGAACTGTTTAAAAACATAGAGGAACGAAAAGAAATTCTATTCGTAGGGTTTCCGTTCAAGTTAAAGGGCGTAGATGTACTCATAAAAGCTTTCAAGCGAATATCAGGCCGTCATCCGGATTGGTATTTGAAGATTTTGGGATGGTACCCTGATCCCGTTGAACTTAATGACGAGATTGGCGGACATCCGAGGATAGTTTATCACCCCCCGGTACCTTCGTGCGAGATGCCAGATCATATCGGACGGTGCGGGTTTTTAGTGCTGCCATCACGAACGGAGGCTATGGGGCGGGTTCTGCTGGAGGCGATGTCTGCAGGAAAGGCTCGTATCGGGTCCCGCGTGGATGGTATACCCACTGTTATTGCCGACGGTGTAGATGGAATTTTGGTAGAGCCTTCTGATATAGATGCTCTTGCCGAAAAGATGGAAACCCTGATTGTCTGCCCAGAGGTGAGGTACCAACTCGGTCGTGCCGGGCAGCTTCGTGCAGCAAGAGAATTTTGCTGGGAGGCGTACTTCAAGCATGTCGTCGACTTCTATGACGATGTGAAAAACAACGAGAGGAATTGCATTGAAGGATAA
- a CDS encoding O-antigen ligase family protein — translation MKDNSGFKNKWLVAVAVYLCVDLGRLQDLFPFLSHVWPGALMTVVLMAFLVSSGDLTDSFVKGLPQTRNILLFVVLLFCYVPFATAPRAAFNAALGVSLFLPVVLSCLVIIDSREKFESVCKFLCLLFLFIGVFALAHSGRGPGGSVGDENDVGLYLVSFLPFTFFLLSQATSRKGQALWTLSAIVSLAAIVMTKSRGSLVGLIVMAAAYWIFGKRKLLLISITLLVALAFTYLTDDDYKAKMLTITATSEGTANERILSWNAAWKMFLDRPLGVGGNNFPRHFSEYQSTDLRRDMWGRVAHSLWFTLLPETGIIGAYLYFALVYRNFKDVFAVKRRHPHEELQQRFYVSMSNALLASLIGFFAAASFLSVLYYPIFWYLTALIVCLRNISLLDASVAIKNFTPNGSRSVDGF, via the coding sequence TTGAAGGATAACAGCGGTTTCAAAAATAAATGGCTCGTTGCTGTTGCTGTGTATCTGTGCGTTGATCTTGGCAGGCTGCAGGATCTTTTCCCTTTTCTTTCCCATGTCTGGCCCGGTGCACTAATGACGGTGGTCCTGATGGCTTTTCTTGTATCCAGTGGGGATCTGACTGACAGTTTTGTCAAGGGGTTGCCTCAGACTAGAAATATCCTTCTTTTTGTAGTCCTACTATTCTGCTACGTACCTTTCGCTACCGCCCCTCGTGCAGCGTTCAACGCTGCTCTTGGTGTTTCCTTGTTCTTGCCGGTCGTTTTGTCTTGCCTCGTTATCATAGACTCGCGCGAAAAATTCGAAAGTGTATGCAAGTTCTTGTGCCTGCTCTTTCTTTTTATTGGTGTGTTCGCCCTGGCTCATTCAGGTCGTGGTCCAGGCGGTTCGGTGGGTGACGAAAACGACGTTGGGTTGTATCTGGTGAGTTTTCTGCCGTTCACATTTTTCCTGCTCTCACAGGCTACATCCAGAAAAGGGCAGGCCTTGTGGACCCTTTCTGCCATTGTTTCCCTTGCAGCCATTGTTATGACAAAGTCAAGGGGATCACTTGTCGGATTAATCGTCATGGCAGCGGCGTACTGGATTTTTGGGAAACGGAAGCTTTTGCTTATATCCATCACCCTTTTAGTCGCATTGGCCTTCACTTATTTGACTGATGACGACTACAAGGCGAAGATGCTGACGATAACAGCCACCTCGGAGGGGACTGCAAATGAAAGGATCCTTTCTTGGAATGCCGCGTGGAAGATGTTCTTGGACCGACCGTTGGGCGTAGGAGGCAACAATTTCCCTAGGCACTTTTCGGAGTACCAGTCGACCGACCTGCGGCGCGACATGTGGGGAAGGGTTGCCCACTCCCTTTGGTTTACTTTGCTTCCGGAAACTGGAATCATAGGGGCATACCTGTACTTTGCCCTCGTCTATAGGAACTTCAAGGATGTTTTTGCCGTAAAGCGGCGTCATCCTCACGAGGAATTGCAGCAAAGGTTCTATGTGTCCATGTCGAATGCTCTTTTGGCCTCGCTGATAGGATTTTTCGCGGCTGCATCATTTCTTTCTGTTCTTTACTATCCGATTTTCTGGTATCTGACCGCGCTAATTGTGTGTTTGAGAAATATCTCCTTACTGGATGCATCTGTCGCAATTAAAAATTTCACCCCTAATGGCTCACGGAGTGTGGATGGTTTCTAA
- a CDS encoding glycosyltransferase family 4 protein produces the protein MVSKDADIAETLAVPPRKVLHLRSSGGVLGAENVIIEVAKHSDGFGYHSIVGTLNDVRDAKAEFMLTAKELGLSTIGFKCKGKLDLACALGIRRFVASSNIDLVHCHGYKEDFYAILSRIDVPMIATNHLWKTTSVSLRIYKALDLRLLRMFDLVTGVSDEIVTEMREVGITGAVKVSNGVDVAAFNIDTKPSDLASELGINSGCTVLGMISSLTPEKNHELALQALSRIGSEDVKLLIVGDGPLDSVLKARVSQAGLGSRVLFLGRRSDVRKILSLIDIFLLPSLQEGLPMALLEAMACGKAVIASKVGDAKKLVTSGTNGLLVHSCDTDGLVAAIETLLANPSMVAALGRQARRTVVEQFSSRRMTAQYCELYDRLLGPKQRGNQ, from the coding sequence ATGGTTTCTAAAGACGCCGACATTGCCGAGACACTGGCCGTCCCCCCCCGCAAGGTCCTTCATCTGCGGAGTTCGGGAGGCGTTTTGGGCGCCGAAAACGTGATCATTGAAGTGGCCAAGCACTCCGATGGATTCGGGTACCACTCGATAGTCGGTACTTTGAACGATGTCAGAGATGCGAAGGCGGAGTTCATGTTGACGGCAAAGGAGCTTGGCCTTTCAACGATCGGTTTCAAATGCAAAGGTAAGTTGGATCTCGCCTGTGCCTTAGGGATCAGGCGGTTTGTCGCCAGCTCTAATATCGATCTCGTCCATTGTCACGGATACAAGGAAGATTTTTACGCTATCCTCAGCAGGATCGATGTCCCTATGATCGCGACGAACCACCTGTGGAAGACCACATCCGTGTCGTTGCGAATTTATAAAGCCCTGGACCTCAGATTGCTGCGTATGTTTGATCTGGTAACAGGTGTTTCTGATGAAATTGTCACCGAGATGAGGGAGGTAGGAATCACGGGTGCAGTGAAGGTCTCTAATGGCGTTGATGTCGCCGCCTTCAATATTGACACAAAGCCAAGTGACTTGGCGAGTGAATTAGGCATTAATTCTGGCTGCACCGTTTTGGGCATGATTTCGAGCCTCACCCCTGAAAAGAACCATGAACTAGCTCTTCAGGCGTTATCAAGAATTGGTAGTGAAGATGTCAAGCTTCTCATAGTCGGCGATGGCCCTCTTGATAGTGTTCTGAAGGCACGTGTTTCACAGGCCGGATTAGGATCAAGAGTGCTTTTCCTCGGAAGGCGCAGTGATGTTCGGAAAATACTTTCCCTGATCGATATATTTCTTCTCCCGTCGTTGCAGGAAGGGTTGCCGATGGCCCTTTTGGAGGCGATGGCTTGTGGGAAGGCTGTCATTGCCTCTAAAGTGGGTGATGCCAAAAAACTTGTCACATCTGGTACCAACGGTTTGCTGGTACACTCCTGTGATACGGACGGGCTTGTTGCAGCAATAGAGACTTTGCTGGCAAATCCATCCATGGTTGCCGCGCTTGGGCGACAGGCAAGGAGAACCGTGGTCGAACAGTTCAGCTCGCGCCGAATGACAGCCCAGTACTGTGAACTCTACGACCGGTTGCTTGGCCCTAAACAGAGGGGTAATCAGTGA
- a CDS encoding glycosyltransferase: protein MAPLRILHITHDLAIGGLQQMLVTLCRTADRQAFEFVVLCLRSLGPLAGELGTLGVPVVLLPQPVSPGTDYLSFLKVAKILKQYPVDVIHTHNTQPLLDGTLGSLLSLEKHRIIHTDHAREFPDKARYMFMEWLMSHFVHRVVGVSTHTTANLRAYEKIPDSKLLTIENGVDLERFSCGVDCIQKRSELGIAQDTPLIGVIARLEPVKGVEHLLRAMPTVLGRHPRLTLLIVGDGSIKGFLEQECNRLGISKHVVFTGARGDVPQLLKLLDVYVLPSESEGLPIGILEAMASGCPIVASHVGGVPDVLEHMTSALLVPPADPLRLAEAVSTLLSSGSLREKFARKAKCVVIQKFSSEVMTNKYCELYLGGR, encoded by the coding sequence ATGGCGCCGTTACGCATCCTGCACATAACCCACGATCTGGCGATTGGTGGCCTCCAGCAGATGTTGGTAACCCTTTGCCGTACCGCCGATAGGCAGGCTTTCGAGTTTGTAGTTCTCTGCCTCAGGAGCCTCGGTCCTTTGGCTGGTGAACTGGGAACCTTGGGCGTTCCAGTCGTGCTGTTACCACAGCCCGTTTCTCCAGGTACTGATTACCTCTCTTTCCTAAAGGTAGCCAAAATACTAAAGCAATACCCGGTCGATGTCATCCATACTCACAACACCCAGCCTCTCTTAGACGGTACATTGGGGTCTTTACTTAGCCTTGAGAAACATAGAATCATCCACACCGACCATGCTAGAGAGTTTCCTGATAAAGCCCGCTACATGTTTATGGAGTGGTTGATGAGTCACTTTGTGCACAGGGTTGTCGGGGTTTCTACTCATACTACGGCGAACCTGCGTGCATATGAAAAGATCCCAGACTCAAAACTGCTTACTATTGAAAACGGAGTCGATCTAGAGCGCTTCTCATGCGGTGTTGACTGTATTCAGAAAAGAAGTGAATTGGGGATTGCACAGGATACACCGCTCATCGGCGTCATAGCTCGCCTGGAACCGGTGAAGGGTGTTGAGCACCTGCTGCGTGCGATGCCAACGGTGCTAGGAAGGCACCCTAGGCTTACCCTCCTGATAGTGGGAGACGGATCCATAAAAGGTTTTCTGGAGCAGGAGTGCAATCGGCTAGGTATTTCAAAACATGTCGTATTTACAGGGGCACGCGGTGACGTGCCGCAACTGCTCAAGCTGCTTGACGTGTATGTCTTGCCGTCGGAGTCAGAGGGGCTCCCCATCGGTATTCTGGAGGCCATGGCCAGCGGTTGTCCCATCGTTGCCTCGCACGTCGGTGGTGTACCAGATGTTCTGGAGCACATGACCAGTGCTTTGCTGGTACCTCCTGCGGACCCTTTAAGGCTGGCCGAGGCCGTGTCCACCCTCTTGTCCAGCGGCAGTCTGAGGGAAAAGTTCGCTCGTAAAGCAAAATGTGTAGTGATTCAAAAGTTTTCATCTGAGGTTATGACCAATAAATACTGTGAGTTGTACCTAGGGGGACGTTAG
- a CDS encoding glycosyltransferase: MSGIGGALKADSESLPKNVLMVCYYYPPLKDVGCKRSVALSVYWKKYGWTPVVLSVRNPDRTYCSMGGGDVPAGIDVVYTYSLFNMYKVLGKLNGGICRLLSLTGITLKRNYLYDFFAFPDIFIGWIPLAILSGWFIIRRKKVDLIYVSCSPFSSGLVGVILKKLTGLPLVIDYRDPFGLDISRYQKTAFVTPNFRKPFNKWYTQQLLKACDVFAVTTKETEQLFVEQFPVVKEKIKTFYNGFDDNILSELVIEDKYKKFTVVYTGNFYFELECDFLFEGLSILKKNSVICYDNFEMSFYGTGSGLQKYIKKYDLEDIVILHDSIPYAEALHVIKRSHLQLLRIVQPMLSTKLFEGIALNVPFLAVIPPGEAERLIRTYNKSSYFVTDASARTVAERLEAAMADASLGATKGYADPETLALFSRERISLEFKTLICRILRQGYRV; encoded by the coding sequence ATGAGCGGTATAGGTGGGGCGTTGAAAGCTGATAGCGAGTCTTTGCCGAAAAATGTTTTGATGGTTTGTTACTACTACCCGCCTCTCAAAGACGTGGGGTGCAAGCGCAGTGTCGCGTTATCTGTGTATTGGAAAAAATATGGATGGACCCCCGTGGTCCTCAGTGTCAGAAATCCGGACCGCACCTACTGCTCGATGGGGGGAGGGGATGTCCCTGCCGGTATAGATGTTGTCTATACCTACTCGCTGTTCAACATGTACAAGGTTCTCGGCAAGCTGAACGGTGGCATCTGTAGGCTGCTGAGCCTTACAGGCATCACCCTTAAAAGGAATTATCTATACGACTTTTTTGCCTTTCCTGACATTTTCATAGGCTGGATTCCTCTCGCCATCCTTAGTGGCTGGTTCATAATCCGAAGGAAGAAGGTGGACTTGATCTACGTCTCCTGTTCACCTTTCAGTTCAGGCCTTGTCGGAGTCATCCTCAAAAAACTCACAGGTCTTCCTTTGGTCATAGACTACCGTGACCCCTTTGGTCTGGATATCAGTAGGTACCAGAAAACTGCTTTTGTTACGCCCAACTTTAGAAAGCCCTTTAATAAATGGTATACACAGCAGTTGCTTAAGGCGTGCGACGTCTTTGCCGTGACCACTAAGGAGACGGAACAGCTTTTTGTAGAGCAGTTTCCTGTGGTAAAAGAAAAAATTAAGACGTTCTACAACGGATTTGACGACAATATACTTTCTGAATTGGTAATTGAAGATAAATACAAGAAGTTCACCGTTGTTTACACTGGTAACTTTTATTTTGAGCTCGAATGTGATTTTTTATTTGAAGGATTAAGCATCTTAAAAAAGAATAGCGTTATTTGTTATGACAATTTTGAGATGAGCTTTTACGGCACAGGTAGTGGATTGCAAAAATATATTAAAAAATATGACTTAGAAGATATAGTCATTTTACACGATAGCATTCCGTACGCGGAAGCCTTGCATGTGATAAAACGCTCGCACCTGCAATTGCTAAGGATCGTTCAGCCGATGTTGAGTACCAAGCTTTTTGAAGGCATCGCACTCAATGTCCCGTTCTTAGCCGTCATTCCGCCAGGTGAAGCCGAACGCCTCATTCGGACCTACAACAAAAGCTCCTATTTCGTCACCGACGCTTCGGCCCGGACTGTTGCGGAACGTCTTGAAGCTGCCATGGCAGACGCCAGCCTAGGTGCCACAAAGGGGTATGCAGACCCGGAAACGTTGGCTCTTTTCTCTCGCGAGCGGATTTCTCTGGAATTCAAGACGCTGATCTGCAGAATCCTGCGACAAGGTTATCGAGTATGA
- a CDS encoding exosortase C-terminal domain/associated protein EpsI: MRNASFVTALILLVLTGAVSSLLAYRPVPVVVATNLEKLPMEIDGYRAVEDYFPESVYRELNADKYVYRHYRSADGRVIDLYIGYYGTAKGGRTGHNPYSCLPSAGSAIVETGTTDCTMSTGKTARVNVIVARKDELNTVLLHWYQTGGTTVASNSLYQNLGRLVSRVMHNKDDGAYIQISQAAADGNVAQAKQHVRQFASKLLDMLPAAWPVEQ; encoded by the coding sequence ATGAGAAACGCTAGCTTCGTAACGGCATTGATTCTGCTGGTTCTGACCGGAGCCGTTAGCAGCCTTCTGGCCTACCGTCCCGTCCCGGTAGTGGTCGCCACGAACCTGGAGAAGCTCCCGATGGAGATCGATGGTTACCGCGCCGTCGAAGACTACTTTCCTGAGTCGGTCTACAGGGAACTTAACGCGGATAAATATGTCTACCGTCATTATCGTTCTGCCGACGGCAGAGTCATAGACCTCTACATTGGCTATTACGGGACAGCTAAGGGGGGGCGGACTGGACATAACCCATACTCGTGCCTTCCCAGTGCTGGTTCGGCGATAGTCGAAACTGGAACGACCGACTGCACGATGTCTACGGGTAAAACCGCAAGAGTTAACGTTATCGTTGCCCGCAAAGATGAACTCAACACGGTGCTGCTCCATTGGTATCAGACTGGCGGGACTACGGTTGCTTCGAACAGCCTTTATCAGAATCTAGGCCGGTTGGTGAGCAGAGTTATGCATAATAAAGACGATGGTGCTTACATCCAGATTTCTCAAGCGGCCGCTGACGGCAACGTAGCTCAGGCTAAGCAGCATGTCAGACAATTCGCCAGCAAGCTTCTTGACATGCTGCCTGCTGCCTGGCCGGTCGAACAGTAG
- a CDS encoding oligosaccharide flippase family protein yields MLRLPLKVISFALSIVVARLLNPSDFGIMAIVMMIIAYANQITNVGMNETIVQQNITCRMTINSIFTMDLAVSVIMASVFFASARKLSDFFREPRCEMAIKVMCAYFILSTFYGISHAILRSQMRFKALATIESLHNLATGVLSLVLAYMGFGFWSLALGQIVPLFLFTILLCAVSRWLPVVRLSNSLLRPIWRFGLWNFAKSQINFAIRHIDTLVIGRMLGTYPLGLYDKALNIAVTPSESILMNINSVMFSAFSRSRANGEELRRQFAKAFLLTALVSGPLYLGLIAVSGHLVHILLGPQWQEMLMPLRILCAAFVFKSFGGVLASFNIGVGQYRSYTLRLLFSGVSFAGLCFAGVRFGIEGVAWAYFFFSLIEFLLSFSLATSFLKVSIYEVYSYVETGAVGSFIMFVLVLLLSMPLKAKTELNLLVLISTGCVVYCSYLLVDRNPQFQQLRSALFSDLRKLFSAVARPKKTYLIVLPWDISEVGGVNEVAYQLYRQLERGGVFRPVILINSWSSFIPRFSRGDVRTIRQRLYPEAFGGMKFSSRVAKRANAAIISLILRLYNVGVVNVHFPCLSTCSCFGASVRTPQAPFTLIISFHGRDIDEIVNAGEPERAAWERILAAADGVTTCSYSLKEKVIQGLDLPSDAVTVIHNGASLCIEGSISETPPHYSDYILSVGTFEENKGQDILISAFAKSLHLTKHRLHLLFVGRDTPYLEVLKRLVQKEGLTEKVLFFTNIPRKHMPGFYKHARFFILPSRKEAFGIAILEAGLCGLPVIASRTGGVPEIITDTVDGRLFSVADESQLLALMLQFISGGEEIVMLGSNLKKKVQQNFTWERMTADFVALAKPAVG; encoded by the coding sequence ATGTTGAGGTTGCCGTTGAAGGTGATCTCTTTCGCCCTGTCGATCGTAGTGGCCAGGCTCTTGAACCCGTCGGATTTCGGCATCATGGCTATCGTGATGATGATTATTGCCTACGCCAACCAGATCACAAACGTTGGCATGAATGAAACCATCGTGCAACAAAACATCACCTGCAGGATGACCATCAATTCCATTTTTACCATGGATCTCGCCGTTTCGGTTATTATGGCCTCGGTTTTCTTTGCATCTGCACGGAAACTTTCCGACTTTTTCAGAGAGCCGCGCTGTGAAATGGCGATCAAGGTGATGTGCGCGTACTTCATTTTGTCGACCTTTTACGGGATTTCCCACGCGATATTGAGGTCCCAGATGAGGTTCAAGGCCCTCGCGACCATAGAATCGCTTCATAACCTCGCGACCGGGGTGCTTTCCCTGGTGCTTGCCTATATGGGGTTCGGGTTCTGGTCGCTAGCTCTTGGCCAGATCGTACCGTTATTTTTATTCACGATCTTACTGTGTGCCGTCTCCAGGTGGCTACCGGTTGTTAGGCTCAGTAATTCACTTCTTAGGCCCATTTGGCGTTTCGGGCTCTGGAACTTTGCCAAAAGTCAGATCAACTTTGCCATCAGGCATATCGATACGCTGGTTATCGGCAGGATGCTCGGCACCTACCCGCTCGGGCTTTACGACAAGGCGCTCAACATCGCAGTAACGCCCTCAGAAAGCATACTCATGAACATAAACTCCGTTATGTTCTCCGCTTTCAGCCGTAGCAGGGCAAACGGTGAGGAACTCAGGCGGCAGTTCGCCAAGGCCTTTTTGCTGACCGCCCTGGTCTCGGGGCCTTTGTACCTCGGCCTGATCGCTGTCTCGGGACACCTCGTTCATATCCTGCTCGGACCACAATGGCAGGAAATGCTTATGCCTTTGCGCATCCTCTGTGCGGCGTTCGTGTTCAAATCCTTCGGAGGGGTTCTCGCCAGCTTTAACATTGGGGTCGGACAATACCGGAGCTATACGCTGCGGCTGCTATTTTCCGGCGTGTCTTTCGCCGGGTTATGTTTTGCGGGGGTGCGATTCGGAATAGAAGGGGTTGCGTGGGCCTACTTTTTCTTCAGCCTGATCGAGTTCCTTCTATCCTTCTCCCTTGCCACCTCATTCCTGAAAGTAAGCATTTATGAAGTCTATTCTTATGTCGAGACGGGGGCGGTTGGTTCATTTATCATGTTTGTGCTGGTACTGCTACTGTCCATGCCCCTCAAAGCAAAAACTGAGCTCAATCTGTTGGTGCTCATCAGTACTGGTTGTGTTGTCTATTGCTCTTACCTTCTCGTTGATAGGAATCCGCAATTCCAGCAGCTACGTTCCGCCCTGTTCTCCGACCTTCGTAAGCTGTTTTCCGCCGTGGCAAGGCCGAAAAAAACATACCTTATTGTTTTGCCATGGGACATTTCGGAAGTGGGTGGAGTGAACGAAGTTGCCTATCAGCTATATCGACAATTGGAAAGGGGGGGGGTGTTCCGGCCGGTAATCTTGATTAATTCATGGTCCTCATTCATCCCTCGTTTTTCCCGCGGGGACGTGCGGACCATTCGGCAACGACTGTACCCGGAAGCTTTCGGAGGCATGAAATTCTCTAGTCGGGTGGCGAAACGCGCAAATGCCGCTATCATCTCCCTGATTTTGCGGCTGTATAATGTCGGCGTAGTCAACGTGCACTTCCCGTGTCTTTCGACGTGCTCTTGCTTCGGTGCTTCCGTTCGCACTCCTCAGGCACCCTTCACCCTGATTATTTCCTTCCATGGCAGAGACATTGACGAGATCGTCAACGCCGGAGAGCCCGAGCGTGCAGCTTGGGAGCGGATTTTGGCTGCCGCTGACGGGGTGACTACCTGTTCGTACTCCTTGAAAGAGAAGGTAATCCAGGGACTGGACCTTCCTTCAGATGCTGTGACTGTCATTCACAATGGCGCCTCTTTGTGCATTGAGGGCTCTATCAGCGAGACTCCCCCCCACTACAGCGACTATATCCTCAGCGTGGGAACTTTCGAGGAAAATAAGGGGCAGGATATTCTGATTTCAGCCTTCGCAAAATCCTTACACCTTACAAAGCACCGTTTGCATTTATTGTTTGTTGGTCGAGACACTCCCTATCTTGAAGTACTCAAACGCCTCGTGCAGAAGGAAGGCCTTACTGAAAAAGTACTTTTTTTTACCAATATCCCCAGAAAGCATATGCCTGGTTTTTACAAGCATGCCCGCTTTTTTATCCTGCCGAGCAGAAAAGAGGCTTTCGGTATCGCCATTTTGGAAGCAGGTTTGTGCGGGCTCCCGGTTATTGCCTCACGGACAGGGGGAGTGCCGGAGATCATAACAGATACAGTGGATGGAAGGCTTTTCTCCGTTGCAGATGAATCCCAGCTCTTGGCTCTTATGCTGCAGTTCATATCAGGAGGTGAGGAGATCGTTATGCTGGGGAGTAACTTAAAGAAAAAGGTGCAGCAAAACTTCACTTGGGAGAGGATGACGGCCGACTTCGTCGCTCTCGCAAAGCCAGCCGTAGGGTGA
- a CDS encoding glycosyltransferase family 4 protein, whose amino-acid sequence MRILWLSHLIPYPPKAGVLLRSYNLLLQLARVHDVDLLSFVQMGYLETFYPSYESGIADTRQALSAFCKHVEFIPIPSEQRPLGKYFLAAKSLFTKKPYSINWLSSPLYSKSLSRLVAENRYDIIHFDTISLAPYRLFCPSVKTVLDHHNIESHMMLRRAENAHLLARPYYWQEGLRLRSYERKVCSHFDLHITCSELDAQRLLKVDPGLSVKVMPNGVDPLYFCPAGRNTADKTVIFVGSMNWYPNVEAMRYFISAVWPALKREVPDAKLHVVGAHPPRSLLDLAQLDPSITFFGFVSDVRPYLEEATVYVCPITDGGGTKLKLLDAFAMGKAVVAHPIACEGINAKHGESIMLATTAEEFVSRIRELFADASLRGVIGGNARKLVLSQYAYDSIGRDLCESYERLCGLGSEIKR is encoded by the coding sequence GTGAGAATTCTTTGGCTTTCACACCTGATCCCTTATCCGCCCAAAGCAGGGGTTCTCTTGCGCAGCTACAATCTGTTGTTGCAGCTAGCAAGAGTCCATGATGTGGATTTGCTATCCTTTGTTCAAATGGGATATCTTGAGACTTTTTATCCCTCCTACGAGTCCGGAATAGCGGACACGCGCCAAGCCCTCTCAGCATTTTGCAAACATGTGGAGTTTATCCCCATCCCGTCGGAGCAGCGTCCACTGGGTAAATATTTCCTTGCCGCAAAAAGCCTTTTTACTAAGAAACCGTATTCCATCAACTGGCTCAGCTCTCCGTTGTACTCAAAGTCCCTCTCACGCCTTGTTGCGGAAAACCGTTATGATATCATACATTTTGATACCATAAGTTTGGCGCCATACCGCTTGTTTTGCCCAAGCGTTAAGACTGTGTTGGATCACCACAATATAGAATCACATATGATGTTAAGAAGGGCGGAGAACGCACATCTGCTGGCACGGCCCTATTACTGGCAGGAGGGGCTTCGCCTTCGATCATACGAAAGAAAAGTTTGTTCCCACTTCGATCTTCATATCACCTGTTCCGAACTTGATGCCCAGAGGCTTCTCAAGGTTGACCCGGGCCTTTCTGTAAAAGTGATGCCAAACGGCGTCGATCCTTTGTACTTTTGTCCAGCAGGGCGCAATACCGCTGACAAGACAGTGATATTCGTGGGGTCTATGAACTGGTACCCGAATGTAGAGGCAATGCGCTATTTCATAAGCGCTGTATGGCCGGCGCTCAAGCGTGAGGTTCCTGATGCCAAGCTTCACGTTGTTGGGGCGCATCCGCCCCGATCGCTATTAGACCTTGCCCAATTAGATCCATCCATCACATTTTTTGGATTTGTGAGTGATGTCCGGCCGTACCTTGAAGAAGCCACCGTCTACGTCTGCCCCATTACTGATGGCGGAGGGACTAAACTGAAGTTGCTTGATGCTTTTGCCATGGGGAAGGCGGTTGTAGCTCACCCCATCGCCTGTGAGGGCATCAATGCCAAACATGGTGAAAGCATCATGTTGGCAACAACTGCTGAGGAGTTCGTTTCGAGAATACGTGAGCTTTTCGCCGATGCGAGTTTGAGAGGTGTTATTGGAGGGAATGCCAGAAAATTGGTGCTTTCCCAATACGCCTATGACTCGATCGGAAGGGATTTGTGCGAGAGCTATGAACGGCTCTGCGGCCTGGGGAGTGAGATTAAGAGATGA